The sequence aaattattattattactatggGTCCGgttaaaaaactgtcaaaacaaTTAATCACTCTTTCgtttttccataaaaagtttcttagaatggtttactaatgtatgccctaagggcacatgTTAGTAAATCCCACTATACTATTATTATAATTACACACGTGTACATATGCTAATGCTAATGTATAACAACTATGAAAGACCACTGACTTTAGTATACCTGCATCTTAATCATTGGCTCATTATTATTGCTAAATCTTGAGCATCTTCTTGAACGTGACAACTTGCGTGTGGACCTCTCAATTAGATTTTGATAATCAGTGGGTGTAACAAACGAAGttattcatataattttttttcccttttatttaatgttaattgCTCCCTTGGTTGAACTTTGAAATCATCCTTTCCTCTTGAAACAAGCAATGGTATTATTCAAGCATTAAGCCATTTACTGTGCCTTACTGCCTTTAGAGTTGAAACTTTTTTCTGAGAGTTTATTTACTTGTTTAAAAAGCTGTACatacacaaataaattttaaaaaagaccaaagaaaaagatagttCCAACATGTCTAGGAAAGTCATCACAAGACTAGAGTGAAATATACTATAACATTCATCACATTTTCTTACTTAGATTACATGACTACAATCAAATGTGCATCACAATGATAAGTTAAAATGGTATAGAACACTTTGTTCTTAGTACATTCAGGTTCAATCAAATTGCATCAACAAGCTCTTGAATActtccacacacaaaaaaaaaaaaaaaaaatctagaaacaTAGAACATTTCAAAAAGATTTCCTGATGAATTTGAACCCAGAAATCGCTGCTTCCACATGGCTTATCTATTATGTTTTCAACAAAACATTCTATCATGACCCTACTGCAAGAAATATTCAGCACTAGAACACTTAACTGTAAGGCGTTTGTTCTTAACTAGTTTGCAAATGAAATGAGGGGtagaaaaaagaacaaaccttTTCAAACCTATATCTAAATAATGAGAATGTCTTCTAATTTCTGTAGTATACAACAACTGCTTCCAATGAATTTGGCCATGCTCTGAGTGAACAATAACTGTAGTCTACAAACTACCCAACAACCAAAAACACTTGATGACTTGGTCGGAGTTGTGTACTTGTCAGTCTTCAAATCATACCCCATGTGTCAATGGTTGTGACAAGTAGGAACTAATGGATGACCCCCCTGGTACCCACACAAATCTAAAGCAACAATCTACATCAAAAGTAGCTGAGATGTAGGAACTGGAATTGAGAACAACGAGTTACTCTTGGTGCTACTTACAAGCTATACCATAGACCTGGGGGTTTATAAAGAAGGCACTAGACAAGAAAGCCTTGTTAAGCTCAACACCAGAAAACCCGGCTTCAGATATCTTCATTCCCGTTTCCCTGGTAAGGTGACACCCATCAGCAACTGTCTGTTGCAAAGGATCAAGAACATTCTGCATAAATCTAAGAACCGTTCCATCTGCACCACCAAAACGATAgcaaaaagaatggaaaaggaaaaggcCATTCACTATTAGaataatagttgaataaaaattcacCATTTCTTAACAATTTAAGTTTTGAGGACAATAAGTAATTTATCATTCACTAGATCGACAACTTTCTGTCTTGCTAGTTAACCAAGAAGTTCAGCTTAATACCTTTAGCAGCCACATGTTCCACAAAAAGGTAAATACCACCAGGTCTCAGCACCCTCTTCACCTCTGGATACAATGGTAATAAAGAATTTGTCAAATATTTGGATATTGAGTCACAAAATCCTAGTAACTATGCACCTCCTTGGGCTGCATTTGGAAATTAAATCCATCAGTTTTTTGTATATAAGCATTTAACATAAGCATGCATGTTATGTTTGGTCCTCATTAGGTAATCAGTTCAGACTTTCAGTCTTCATTTCTGCCAATGCTCCATTATAGTATTATCTCTAATCTAGCGGATGAATTTTTGCCTTCAAATGCTACAATACTGCGTTGGGCATCCAAATACTACACATTTTTTCCACTCAGTCTGTTGAATCCAAATCTCAGTAATTAAATGTAATAAGCTTTGAAAATAAGGTAACACCAATACTCATATCTAAGTTATTAAATCAAACTCCAAAACAATCAGCTTATAGTTAAAACGACAACACAGTTAAGCAAGCAATTATAGGAAAGGTTTAACCAATTCACAAAAGGAAAATCATACTGTGTATGAAGTACTTGACTTATGCATGCTCCGTTGCTTCTCACAGAATATGAGGTTTCTATATAAACTTCAACTAATTAAAtctataaaagtaaaaaaggaaTTTTTAAGCGCTAGATGGTTAAATACCTTTCAGTGTCATATCAACATCTTTAACAGAACACAACACAAGTGTTCCAACAACTGCATCAACAGAAGCATCACTTAATGGTATGGCCTCCCCAACCTGGATATTTTTTGCATCTTCAGAATCTAAAGAACAGCTTTGTAGTTCACAACCAAATATAACCAAgggaaaaaacaacaaaaacatcatCTAAATCTAGTAGAAAGATATAGCATGCCAAAACCTGCCTTCCAAAGTAGCAAGGGCTTGAAGCATTGATTAAAGTATCAGTTTTCCAATTCAATATGCAAATTTAACCGATCAAATGCACATCACCAGAGATGCTTCAATTGCCTTACAACAGAATCCTAGGCTATCAATCCAATTGTTGATATTTGAAACAATTGTCATTGATCTTTCCCCACTAAAATTTCTGAGAAACATTTTCCAGTCATTTGGATACTTTTCCTCACATGGGTAGTCAAAGCCAAAATACCACAATGTTGCAAATTATAATGGCATAGAGTGCTACTTCTTGGACACCGCCAGTGGATGtttctagaatttaaattatggaAAGTACAATATTCAGACAGAGAATATGTTATATCATAAAAAGTTCAGAAAAAAGTAGTGCCATAAAGGGAAGCATTCTTACCGCTTGtaagaattcaaaatttgtaaGCGGCAGACCAGCGGCCTCTGCTGCTGCCTGAGCATACTTTTCCATCTTTGTATTGGGATCCATACCAAAAACCTGGACATCAGCTTCACCGGCATAGTACTTGAGATTAGGGCCTGTACCAATGCCAATCTCCAACACTTTCTGAGCCTTCCCCTTCAAGTTACTAAACAATTGCAACTTGTAATCTGCAATCTACCACACAACATAAGATTGCACAGACAAGTGCTGTCAAATATGTTTGCACTTGACATGAAAAATCATACATGTACCACAGTCCAAACTAATTGCTCTAAAATGGGCTCTAACCTCAGCTTCATAAGAGTCCATGCCTTTATCCAAAACTGATGCATAGAACTCCTCGTACCAATCCGATCTTGGAGGGTGAACCTTGTTCAACACAGACTACACAAACGAATTGTTACTCTTAAATCCTATCTGACACATAATTTTCAACTCATACAGGCAATTCAGAAGTTGGGTGGAGTATCAAACACTACATTTCACAACATTGGTACAACACTTAGCTTATGCTTATGCCAATATAAATCAAGTTTGTAGCACTAACAAAAATGTCTCATATTATCTAAAATCACAAAAGGCTAAGATACACTTTTCGTCccttaaattttatccaaaattgCTTAAATTTTTCAACAGTTGCAGTTTCATCCCTGAAAAAGtttgatctcaaaagaaaaaattaaatggtaTCAATTTCAATAATTTGATGTGGCTAACTTGTCATCgcctaaaataaatttatctacAAATAGATAGAATTAATACCTTCTAAATATTTGACTAAATTGTAAACTACACCCTTTgagtttattttgaatttgttaccttttatttaaaattttaaattcatccTCTGCGACACTATTATATCGCTTTAAATCTCAACCTTCCTTACCTGCCTCTACTAATGATGTGGCCGTTAAATGTCACCTAAGttcaaaataaagtaatttttctATAGAGGGAAAAGAACAAACTtgggccaatttttttttttttttttgaaatgaaaaagCATATTTCAAccaaattattatgaaaaaattatttcttttttcttgatctctctataatatttcttttttgtgagttctagttagattaactaataaaatttgtttttgtcaaataaaataGGGTAAATTATAACTTATCCACTTATagtttaattgaaaattaagtTACTTAcctgtaatttaaaatttgacactttaacTGAAGTTTAACCAAATTTATAATCCTATGAttcaagtttcttttttatcttatttgatattgtatttttatagtttttatatttttaaataaaaaagatataaaagtagaacaaaattatatatctaGCATGTTTCAAAATGTGAATTTTACCCCTTAAAGTTTGTGAGTGTGTAGATTTTACACCCCAAAATTATGAAACTTTAGGATGTAAAATCTAAAGACCCCAAATTTTAagaggtaaaatccaaacacccctaaaataTAGGagctaaaatctaaattttgaaacgtAAAGGTGTAAAATCCAGATACCCCCAAATATAAGGAggaaaaatctaaattttgaaattttaaggtgtaaaatccaacCACCTCCCAACTTTAGgggtataatttgcaatttaccctaaaaattatattctatcTATCAACATTAAGTAaaatctctcttcctttttttttctttttttttaaatttgcttTGGAAAGAAGAAGTTAGAAGTGTACCATATAATCATCAGAGTGTAAATTGGAAGCATTGGAGGGGCAAATAGGGAACATAGCCAAAGCCGTTGAGGTTGCCGTTGCTCCTTCAATGAAACGCCTTCTTCCGCATATACAGCAAAACGACTCACCGTGGCTTCTCTTCATTGGTGCTTTCTGcttatcatcatcatcgtcatacCGCAAATCAGAGCAACTGAAGGCTGTGATTTTGCCACGTGGAGGTTTCAGTTTAGAGCAACGAGGACTATAAGGTGTAATAATAGGAGTGCTggagaagaagagcacgaacgAGGACTTAACtgccattctctctctctcaacttgtCAGTTGTTCGTTATTCGTTAATCACTCAACTGTATTGTATGAAATGTAATCTAtgtgtcttttatttatttattcatttattagataataattatcacatacttgtttttttttagaatcacatGTTTTTGTATGCTCACTGTGCACGTACACACGGTCACATAAGCTGAAAATGCAATTTTACTCTCACAATTTGtattgaaattgtgttttcaaaacacaattttgaaGTAAATGTGTATGAACTATGAAGTATACAATAACAAGGAGAAAATGGCCCATTAGGCATGGATGCTAAAGAATCTAGTTAGTAGGCTCCGGAAGGAAAGTATATAACATACTAATATCTCGACTCTCAGAGAGTCGATTTTCaacctaaaaatcgagtcttaaagactcgatttccatgttctgatcaaatctgatgtggCCATTTTCCACGTGGTTGCCAcctgtaaatcgagtcttagagactcgatttacttgtgaagaaaaattaaatgcGCTTaaaggaaatcgagtcttttagagtcggtttttaaaggaaatcgagtctttgagactcgatttgcTATGTTTGGTCCACTTTACTCCACGTGGCTAGGGCAGCTGCTTTTTATCACCCAATAATAAGTTTCTGAGGTCTGCCGTTTGCCATTGCAAAACAAAATCCAGcagctctctcttcctctctctctcactctctctctctctcactctcatagaaaacttcaaatcaaactcATCCTCCATTTACACATTATCATGTCAAGTAAGGTTTTTATACACTCTCTctagttgttagtttttttttttttgaatagttgttagttacatagatgtaatgttagggttttttttatgggtagttgttagttacatatatgtaatgttaggttttttatgggtatgtgtcattagtt comes from Castanea sativa cultivar Marrone di Chiusa Pesio chromosome 3, ASM4071231v1 and encodes:
- the LOC142627465 gene encoding uncharacterized protein LOC142627465 encodes the protein MAVKSSFVLFFSSTPIITPYSPRCSKLKPPRGKITAFSCSDLRYDDDDDKQKAPMKRSHGESFCCICGRRRFIEGATATSTALAMFPICPSNASNLHSDDYMSVLNKVHPPRSDWYEEFYASVLDKGMDSYEAEIADYKLQLFSNLKGKAQKVLEIGIGTGPNLKYYAGEADVQVFGMDPNTKMEKYAQAAAEAAGLPLTNFEFLQAVGEAIPLSDASVDAVVGTLVLCSVKDVDMTLKEVKRVLRPGGIYLFVEHVAAKDGTVLRFMQNVLDPLQQTVADGCHLTRETGMKISEAGFSGVELNKAFLSSAFFINPQVYGIACK